DNA from Chaetodon trifascialis isolate fChaTrf1 chromosome 14, fChaTrf1.hap1, whole genome shotgun sequence:
CAATGTGGGTGATGTTGACCCTCAGTCCCACAGGCCGATGAGCCGGGAAAGGCTGGCCATTCTTATAGAACAGCTGAGaagacacaggcacacacggAGCACaagttaaaacagaaaaagtcaaTTTTAGATTTCTGAACGGATTTTTTCCCGCTTTGCAAACCACATATTGACACTGCCGAAAGCATGAGCCACTTAGAAGAAAATCCATTCAGCAAGAGTTCACTTATCACCTGAACTCTGAAGCTCATAGTTTGGCCCACTTCCTGCGGTTCCTTCCAGTCCCAAGACACCTTGCAGGAACGTGGGTCCAGGTAGTTGCCCCGGACATAATCGTAGATGCTGCGGTCGCCGCGTCGCCCTGGATCCTCATTCTGCAGGAAGCTGACCACCCTCGCTGCAAGCTCGCAGAGGAACTTGATGGTAAAGACAAACGCTATGATGGAAACAGTAATTCCACCTGAAACAAGAGgggaagaagcagaggagacaggTTCTTGGAACATGTGTTTGCAATAAATGAAAGGTATTTATTTGGCTATGAAAGAAGTTGATTCACCACTAAAACCCAGCAAAGTTTGATGTTTAACAAAGGTTTATGGGaccaaacatttaaaacaaaacctTAGGCTGTCGAAGCAATTTGTAAATCCTGAAGTACCACATCAAGATTAAAGCATATGCTTGCAGGAAGAATAAAAATGGTTCACTTCGTAGCATTTCCGGAACCAGCCATATCAACCCGAATCAGAAAGTCAACACAGGACTCACCAATCACGTAAAACATGAGGTCCCTTATCAAGAAGCACAGTGCCACAGTACAGCCAAATATGAGAGCTCCCGCTGAAAAGACAAGTAGACAATGTACCAAAGAATAATTAAAATGAAGACAATACACGTTTCCTGCTCTGAGCCTGCAGGTTAAATGTTGATGGATCTCACCAATTGACCACTTCTCATTCAGACGCCTCTCAGCAAGGCTGTGCACCAGCCGGATCTCGTAGTCCTGGTCACGAATCCCCCTGGATGTCTGGAGGATCTTGATGCCTGTAGACAACCTTATGTAGTCGTCGTAGTAGTAGCCCCAGGCAGCTAGAGACAGCTGCAGTTGACTGTCAAACTGAGACAGATCATCCAGATTCATACAACCCAAGGttttcagcctgcagcaggaaacaaaagTGACAGCATGTGAAGCCGATAAATGGCAGCAATGCTTAATTACTTTCAAAATACAGCCATTAGAAATACAACCCTACCATGACTGCTAAATGTTGCTCCACATCTACTGAGCAAGACTGCTGACTAAATTGCACAAAAGGTTGTCccacagacaaaacaaggaCTGTTTTTTGTGAAACTCTGAATGAAGAGGAACCTCCATCTTAAGCTCAAGCTTAACTCTTTAACTATGACACCAGGGCAGACAGTATAGTTAATGTTTAAGTGCTGTAATCATACTTTAGTAACTTTAGTAATTTTTCCAACAAAGCTCAACGACCTGACGCAAAATATGAATTTAACTGGTATGCTGCAAttactgtgcttttttttaaaaaaacataatcatatctttttttctttctttctcagttcTTTGACGAGTAATGAGAGGCTTATGCAACTTCAGCATTTACAGTGCAATATTTTTAGCCAACAAATGAAAGACCATCTTCTGTTACAACACAGTTGGTCACTGAATGGGGACAATGAACAATAAAGGCTGAATATCCAGTCAGTCAAAATAGCAACACAGGCAGTGATAGTGTGACAGTCATGACCTTCAGAAATGTGACACTGTGGCCCATTATAAATGTTTTCcttaaaaatatcaaactatcACATGATTAtgtgagacaaacagctgactTTTAGACACATTACAGTTGGCTTTCCTTAAAGGGAAGCAGGGCAAAAGGGCAACATATTGATACATCAAACACTACTCATCACGGCTCTTTCTGTGGAGCgcacccaacacacacagtgcataaACATCTGCATTGCTGCAGGGTCTCACAGTGACAGTCTCTAAAGAATACTTTTTACTGCAGTGACcctctgaaacactgcagcctccacagcTCAGTGTCAGCAAACTCAGTTAACCATGAAAGGCGAGGGTGCCCTCAAGTGGCCATACATATATATAGCCTGTCTGAACCAGCATAGATGATGACCATTACCACATAACCAACTGAAGacattatataaaaaaagaaaaaaaagcatgccAGGAAAAATCTGCATTTATGACATGCCAATGAGTAATTGTTtccagaaaaaaaggaaagctgCGCATGATTGGTGCCAGATTGGTGTAAATGTTAAAGTTAGGACCTTTCAATGCTTACGTATGATAGTAATGCTCCAGGTTCTGGGAGCAAAGCCACTCCTGGAAGGCAAAGTCTCGGAGCAGCTGGATGTGGGCCTCTGCAATTTCCCTCCAGCGCCGCTGTTCCTTCACCACCTCTTCCAGACGACTCAGTACACTCAGACTCAGTTCCTCCAGTGTCTGTACATCTGGATGACACATGAACAGCACATGAAAATCCCCCAGCACATACCGGCCAACAAATGAGCATCAGCAATGCCCCAGCACAGGCTTAAATACTCATTAAAGTCTATTGTAATGAGTATTTAAGCCTGTGTTGATTGTCCATGCATGCCACATGTATTTCATAAGCCTGAATATTCAGTGTTCAAAACCAAAATATGACCAGAGTCAAAGTAATAAGAAATGCAATCTACTTGTATTAAAGAGAGTTCAAGTCCAGTTAAACATGACACTAATCCCAGGTATTTCTACAAAAAGCTCTGAAAGGTGCTGGATAAGATCTTGGTTAGAGAAACCATCATAGCCAGAAAGTTTCAAGCAGTAATAACCTGTCTTGCAGAGGTGTCATTGTGCAGGTCACTGAAGCTATCTCTGCTTACTCCATCCTGGATTAGACCATCAACCAGATTTCATCAATGCAATGGTCATTTAAAACTCCAGTGAAGATGACTGTAACCCACTGACCTTCAAATAAGTAGCTGTATTGAGAGAGGCTATGTCCTTGGAGCCATTCCTCAATCTgactttcttttcctttcttccagCGAACTTCCCAGAAGAAGATCCACGACACTGAGCAAAAGAGGAAGGTCAGGAAGAAGCGGCGGTCCATCAGACCATCTTTCAGCCTTCACTCTGTCCCCTCCGAGCTCAAAGGACGACTGCCACTCACCAGGGGGCTAGTCTGAACTCCtacaactgaagaaaaaaactgcTTAGGCTCAAAACAGCTGAACCAGTATACAGAACAAGAGTTTCAGTTTTCGTCAAATAATTCTAATGAGAAGCATTAGTCAAATTAGTCAAAACCTGTAAGCTTCACTATAACCTGCTCTGCCAAGAAAGCATAAATATTTAAGTGTCACCTTGGAGAAGCGCTCTCTGATGGGAGAATAACATTACATGTAATCCACAGCACTAAAATATGCATGAAGGACTTGGCTACAGAATAGCCATAAACTCTCAAGAGCATCTGTTAAGCCAGAACTAACTATCGAAATCAAAGAAGCCAGGTCAATTACAGTCTAATTACACTCCAGATCCCATTCAACAACAATCGTccagatgatggtgatggtacTGATAATGATGAGCGTCTTGACGTGCTAGCTCAGGTGTCAAAACGTTTCTAAATGTCATCCGCTGCCACTATCATAAACAATTACATAGCTAACTAAATAACATATCCAAACAATCAGCTTTTGTTAAGTTTACCGGACAGCTGTTAGAACGACGTTTCAAAAACCAGAAAACACCGGGAGAGGAACAACAGGCTAGCTGCAACATCATCAATTCTCGCTGGTCTATTGACACCAGGAGCGCAAGGTAAAGCTGTAGGCTAACAACTGTTAGCACCGTGCTGACAAACCGCTACAATAGCATCAGTTGACTAGCAAACGGCAGCataatgctaacagctagccaCGTTAGCCAACAATGTCGGCGTAATTTCAGAAAGCTGGTCGCCAACTCATGGCGGTTATCAAGATGAACACCACAACACGTTCATAAGACGGCGCCTACAATAACATAGCTACCGTAAGCAAAActgcaaatgcaaaaatgtcCTTAATCTATGCTATTAAACACTGCATCTACCTTCGTCTGTCAGGCATTAGCTTAGCAGCCGGAAAATGCGCAGAACAGGCGTCGAGTTTTGATTACGTCACTTGTAATCGCATCGATACACGAGGGGAACGGGAGCAATTTCTACACCACGAATGAATTCTGTTCTCTGAAATTTAAAACATGGTATGTAATCTCTACCTGTGTTACAGCTACACCACAGCTGTCTGGATTATTGTTGTCCCTAAAAGAATGCAATTTTGTGTAGTATTAATGCGGCGTTTAAGTTTTGTTTGGCTGAGTTAGCTAAATTAGCTAGCCTAGCGCCTAAACGTTAAGTAAACTAACTTACAGCTAAGTTAAACGTACAGCTAACGTTActaaatgaaatataaatctAAATATATAGTTAATTTACATGAATCACTCAAGATCTTGGTCACGACGTTTATGAATTTCAGTTGTCAGTTGTTTCCCTAAACTGTTGTGGCCATAAATGTGGCCTAAATGAGGTTTTCAGCGTTTTGTAAATAACTTCACTGTAGCTATACAAGTCAACTTACTATCTAAAGAACAGCTTCAGTGATCATAGGAAACTGTGAGAAACGATAGTTGACAGTCTGTTTAATCGCTAGAGAACTTTTTCTGTGCGGTAGACTCAATCCCTCCACTAACACAGTTCAAACAACCTCTGTTCCTGCTACAAAAAATAGATCCTGTTGGTTGTAACcaatttctgtgtgttttaactTGTCCATTCTAGGggaagcagaaaacaaagaagttTGCTGCGATGAAGAGAATGATCAATCTGAAAGATAATAGAATGTGAGTTTCAATAATTGCAACCTGTCTTCTGGCCACTGTCACCCTTGGTGTTACCATCTCATTCATGAGCTCTGTCCAGCATCATGATCCACATAGCAGTTACATAAAAAACCAGCAATACAAAGCATTCAGTAATCATGTGTGCAAGCACTCTAACTATTGGCTTGTTTtgtagaaaagagaaagaccGTGctaaaggaaaagagaaaaagaagaaggatccatcagagctgaagcagagagaagTGTAAGTTGGCCACACAAAAGCTTGAATTGGATGCTAGCTTGTGGGGGATGGCTCCTTAACTTGATTTCTTTTAACTTTTTGCACAGACCAAAACACCCATCATGCCTGTTCTTCCAGTACAACACTCAGCTGGGTCCACCATACCACATTCTAGTTGACACCAATTTCATCAACTTCTCTATCAAGGCCAAACTGGACATTGTTCAGTCTATGATGGACTGCCTGTATGCAAAATGTAAGTGCTGTTGCCAAGTGGGAAGTATTAATTGCAATAATAACCTTTTAGAATGAATGTATATCAATACAGAATGAAgatagaattttttttttttttttcccctgaaatTTTGTCCAATCCAGGTATCCCACATATCACTGATTGTGTGATGGCTGAGATTGAAAAGCTTGGAATGAAGTACAGAGTCGCACTCAGGTACAGTCTACGAAATATGAAATGTATGGTGTCATGAacttattctgtttatttatacatttaaaaaaacaaaacaagaacatgtAATTCcattatttgcttgttttgtgtttgcaggatAGCAAAGGATCCGAGGTTTGAGCGCCTGCCGTGCACACACAAGGGAACATATGCTGATGACTGTTTAGTCCAAAGGGTAACACAGGTAACATGATTAATGTACAACTGTAGCTACATGCACATGTAATTGAATGTCAGCGTTCACTTCATTTTGAACACCAGAATATGTTGAgtaacagactttttttttttttttttcatatttaagGATGTAGTAATACATacagaaatgtgtaaaattaCATTGCATGCAGAGACTGCATCACATGTCCAAGTACTTCAGGATTGTTTTTATAAACTGAGCCTTCAGCACAGGCGGTGTGGTCTCTTAAAGTTGATCAAATTGtcactcctctgctctcactgtgcaTGTAGGTGCACAACTTTGCAGACACTTAGCTAGTATGATAACTAGCTTGGTTAGCAATAAGCTGATGGTAAGATAACTAAATTAAGGATTCATAAAACCCACAGTCACAAAAAAGCAGTAATAATTATGTGTATACTGCTCCAATAAAGTCATTTGGATTGTGGATTAAAGACACTTGTCAGTATTTGCTCTGTCACAGATTTGACAAAAGGCTGAATGTAACAACTCAGAGCACCCAAACTGACAAGAAATGCTGGTGGCACAGCAGTCATCATTTCATAGTGGCTAAAATTGTGTAGTTTTGGATCTTAATTACATAAACGTATTTTCACAGCACAAGTGTTACATCCTGGCTACTGTGGACAGAGATCTAAAGAGAAGGGTCAGGAAGATCCCCGGGGTGCCCATCATGTACATCTCAAACCACAGGTAACACTGTATGAAGTATAGCCTTAAAGACATGGCAGACCTTTTTGTGTTTGCCTTCTTTGCATAAAATGTAGCATTTTAGGAAGTACCTGCTTCATCAAACACAGTTTATACTGATTTTTCTTACCCTCTCCCCATACAGGTACAATATTGAACGGATGCCTGATGACTATGGTGCCCCAAGGTTTTAATATTTCTACAGCTGAGCCAGACCTGTAAATAgacctgtttcctgtttgataTTGCTTTTCTTTATATATAAACTGTTGTGAGGTTTGAAATTTGATTTGGTGATGATGGGGTGTGATTGATGTAACTGCAAAATACTTTTCAGTTTTGTGGTTCTTATAAAACATTTTGTTACAAGATTAAATTCATTGTTGCAATGCACGTCATCTTCAGTCTCTATGTTTATGAGCAAGGATGCTAACTTACCGTCGGAAACATAACCGAATTTTAGGCTAGGTagttgtgtctgtctttttaatTATACTATTTTAAGATGTTTAGTTGTACTGGGGATGTGTTCCACTAGTATAACTAATACATTAATGAcaaattaatcattaattaactGGATTGTGACATGACCAGGGCATGTTGGAATTTAAATGGATTAAAAACAATTCTTTGGCATCTCATGTAAGTCAGCAAAATCGCTGGGACGTCTCTTTTAGTTGTTTTTTAATGGTTTCCATGTTATCTTAAAGAACTGTCAGAAATGtcgtttttcattttttcaccaCCGCACCAAACACTAAATTGTTAGATTAGtcaattgagaaaaaaaaaaaaaaaagaaatggtgcGTTTTGCCGGATTTCACCTTTCGTGGCgcacctgaatgcagcatttgtCACGGCTGAGATCATCCGCTCGGCAGTGAGCATGCGCAGTAGACGGGGATCTGGGAGTGTCTGAGCGGCTCGTGAATCCAGCCCGCAGTCTCTGAACCCAGGAGCATCTGCGAACAATGAACCGGCCGGCCGGCAAACCTGGAAGGAAATGACCTGAAGCGGAGATGAAGCGGACGTTTGCGGGTTGTCGACGTGATGGGATTGACCAGCAGCAGAGATTTGCGGGCTATCTGGAGTGTGAATGACCTCTAACGGCGCAGGGAATTAGGAATTTCCAGTACTTTGTTGTCTGCAGAGTCAATCCTCTTACAGACTGTGACAGCGGTACATTGGCGGGCTTGTGTTTGCCTGTAGATGAACTTTCACAGCATCGTCATAAGAAAAGGCTCCATATCTAAAGGCGAAACCACCTCAGTGTCTTAAGTCTTTTATTGACATGAATAGGTAATTACTGAATGACCTGTGGTCAACTAGATTTCCCCAAAGTGCTGAGCCCCTCCAGAAAAACCATCCTGTATCCCAAAAGAAAGATATTTTTCGTCCATCACTTGTGAAATCTCCAGCTGCTTCAACCACAGAGGTGAGTTATTTCTTCATTACAGCAGATCGCCGTTAGATTTGAGAGAGCACCGGCACTGGCTTTTGTTTTGAGACACTGGTGGCACAAGCTGCTGGGTGTCATGAGCTGGCCATCTGTCGTGCGAACCTACTTAAACCTGCAAGCAGATTAAGCAGCGGAAAGGTCCAGGGCGTCAGTCGTTGTGTGCCTGGACTCAGTTGGCTTCCCGgcggaggagggatgctgagggcCACCGGGGGCTCGATGCAGGAGAGggacgaggagcaggaggatgaaggtgaagaggagctgagggaCGGAGGCGTGCCTTTCTACGTGAATAGAGGAGGCCTCCCGGTGGATGAGGAGACTTGGGAGAGGATGTGGCGCCATGTGGCTCGCATACACCCCAATGGTGAGGCTGTGGGGAAACAGATCCGGGGTGCCACCGACCTGCCCAAGGTAAAAGTGATGGATGtgcaaaagctgcagctgatgacaCATGACAGGAGTAACTGGCTGCACATAGTGGAGAAGCAATTTCCACCCATGTGTTGTGTTCAAATGTTGAGCTACAGTGTTACTATGCAGTCCCACATGGCTGATAGAAATACAGACAGCCACGTGCCACTAAGTCAACCTCAAACACTTCACTGTAAGTGATTATTTACACTCATTAACCTCTTTTTTCCAATGGCGTGGCCGTAGGAAAACacactgcttgttttgttctcaGTGCACTTGAATGCCACAGATGTTTTTGGCAGAAGAATGAGACCTTTCATTCATTCCTCATCAGAATGGTTGAGGAGCAACTAAGATAACTCCGCTATGCCGGACAGAGGGGAGCATAGAGGTCACACAGGAGCTGCAGTGCATGTTGGGATTGTGACATTGTAATGCAGTTGTTTGGGTGCTCTGTCCTGCAGATTCCAATACCGAGTGTGCCTACATACCAACCTACCACCACGATCCCACAGCGCCTGGAAGCCATACAGAAATACATCAGGGAATTGCAGTATCCTTTGACTAAGTTGGTACTGGCTGCACAGTGGGcttaaagcagctgttttcgCAGTCAGAGAGACATGTTTTCACCACTAATTGTACTCAAATGGATGTAAGATATGAACACAATGATTAAAAACTTCCCTTTGCTAATCCCACTGACAcgctgttttcacacacttgGATAAATATGGGCCAAACATGAGAAAGTAGGCCACTGTAGATACTATATTCCAAATTAAGCTTGATTTCCAGTCAGAGCAGAGATTCATCCATAATTAACCAACAGCCTATGAATATCACAAAGCACTTTAAGTGGTCGTCTCTCCTCCCCGCTGCATGCAGCAGAGCGTTCTCCCTGTTTTATCACCTTAACTGTGCCCTACAGGTACAATCACACAGGAACACAGTTTTTTGAAATCAAGAAGAGCCGGCCTCTTACTGCGTaagcactttttatttttaacccaAGACTGATCATCCGCGATAGCCTCATGCAGCTTTGTGGAAGCGGTCACGGGATGTCAGTGACGGCGTCTGTTGATTTCTTATGGTATAGCTTGTGCTGCTGATGCATGTGGATTAGCTGTATCTCTGACTAACGTCAAGCAGCACAGGCCTGGAACTGTTTTAAGATCCTCTCTTTATTAGATTTAGTAGGACAGATTTTATTTCCCTGGCTCAtgggaaatgtttttgtttgactgCATGAAAATCAATAAGGTTGTGTTCACGTCATTTGTCGTGCACTCAGTAGTGTGCGAGTGTCTTCTGTCATGGATAAGCAGTAAAAGTGTTGCTCTCTTGTTCTGCGCAGGTTGATGGACATTGCTAAAGAGATGACGAGGGAGGCTCTGCCAATCAAATGCCTGGAGGCGGTGATCCTGGGGATGTATCCTTACAGCCAGGGTAGGAGCCACCTGGACACCCCTATGGAAAGTTTCTGGGGGCAGCACTGCTTGCATGATGctatgttttgatgtttttaaagttaTGTTGCATGTTTCATTGCAGTGTCTGCAGAGGCTGACAGCACTGTTTTACATGTGCACAGACCAGATGTGGTTTGTTAATGGGCTGTCATGTGTTATTGACTCAAGACTCCTTGACCCACCTTTCGCTCAGTTACCTCACCAACAACATGCCAGGTGTGGAGCGCTTCCCCCTCAGCTTTCAGTCTCAGTTCTCAGGGAACCACTTCCACCACATCGTGCTGGGAGTCCACAGCGGGGGACGCTTCGGCGCGCTGGGCATCAGCCGGAGGGAGGACCTCATGTTCAAGCCCCTGGAGCTGCGGACACTGATGGACTTGGTGCAAGAGTTTGAAGCAGCCTACAGGGGCTACTGGCACACCCTGCGCAAGGTCAGGATCGGCCAGTACGTGTCGCACGACCCTCACAGCGTGGAGCAGATAGAGTGGAAGCATTCAGTACTGGATGTGGACAAGCTGACCAAGGAGGAGCTAaggaaggagctggagaggcaCACTCGAGACATGAGGCTGAAGGTACAGCGCGATGCTGGAGTGGTCATAACCGCTGTGAATGGCAGTGCAGGAAAACTGCAATTTAAACATAAAGCACATGCACGTTTagattttgcttttcatttcttgCTGCATCATTTAattcaaatgttaaaattgtGCATTTTGAAGTTCTGCTGGCCTGACAACAGCACAAGCTGATGGCGCTCTTGCAGGACTAAAGACAATGAGAAGTATAAGTGAACCTGAGCAGAGGCGCTGCCTCTCCTGACTGCTTATTAGATTCCTGTTGATGTGCTGCATCTTCGCTCACTGTGACGCCGAGCTGACCTGCTGCTCGCCGAGAGACTTCTCTCAAACGATGCTCTCTCATCACCCATCATGCTAACATAATGACAGCAGCCTTGATGCCGAGCTCTGTGTATAATAAAACTAATGCGATGGCTCGCCTCTGCTGTGCGGTGCCTCATGCATGGCTGGCTCGATCCATCAATAGCTGATCTCTTACAGTGAGTGCTCTGCACAATCACATTAAAGATCACAGAGAGGTTTCAGACACTGACGCCGAGCCCCTCCCTGTACAGCAAGGACACGGGCGTAGTTAACCTTAAGTGGTGTTTGAAAGTGACCGAACTTCTGATGTGTGAATTGTTTTTGCAGATAGGAAAGCCCGCACCGCCCTCTCCCACCAAAGACAGGAGAAACAGTATGGGTTCCCCCCTCAGAGGACAAAGCAGCCCCATACGCAGGATCAGCCGCGTTGAGAGACGGTATGATTAATCATGTGCTCCAGATAGCTCGGCCCCTCTCTAAGAATACAGTCCACCGATGTGAAATGCTCTTAGTCACTGGAAAATATGGAGACTGCAACGGTCTCATGATCTAAGGAGAAGTACTGTATCAGTTAGTCACAGTTTCCTTCTCGTGTGAATAAAACTCATTGTCTTGTCTCATTTGTgcgtttgttttgttgcagtccCTCCGGAGAGAAGAAGGTTTTGGAGCAAAAACCGTCTGCAGACCTAAATGGATACCAGATTCGAGTCTGAAGGAG
Protein-coding regions in this window:
- the fcf1 gene encoding rRNA-processing protein FCF1 homolog, translating into MGKQKTKKFAAMKRMINLKDNRIKEKDRAKGKEKKKKDPSELKQREVPKHPSCLFFQYNTQLGPPYHILVDTNFINFSIKAKLDIVQSMMDCLYAKCIPHITDCVMAEIEKLGMKYRVALRIAKDPRFERLPCTHKGTYADDCLVQRVTQHKCYILATVDRDLKRRVRKIPGVPIMYISNHRYNIERMPDDYGAPRF
- the vash1 gene encoding tubulinyl-Tyr carboxypeptidase 1 → MLRATGGSMQERDEEQEDEGEEELRDGGVPFYVNRGGLPVDEETWERMWRHVARIHPNGEAVGKQIRGATDLPKIPIPSVPTYQPTTTIPQRLEAIQKYIRELQYNHTGTQFFEIKKSRPLTALMDIAKEMTREALPIKCLEAVILGIYLTNNMPGVERFPLSFQSQFSGNHFHHIVLGVHSGGRFGALGISRREDLMFKPLELRTLMDLVQEFEAAYRGYWHTLRKVRIGQYVSHDPHSVEQIEWKHSVLDVDKLTKEELRKELERHTRDMRLKIGKPAPPSPTKDRRNSMGSPLRGQSSPIRRISRVERRPSGEKKVLEQKPSADLNGYQIRV